The genomic window TTCATCTTGCCGCACTTACAGGAGCTTTAGTTCAGTGGAGCTTCTATCTAATTCTTTTGTATCTGGGTGTTCATTACCTAATAGCCAATCTCTTTGGCATAGGAGCCTCTTTCATTGTTAGGTTTCTCTTCAATCGGAACATCACATGGGCATGACCTCCTTCCTGCCTTTAGCGAGAGGTTAAGCCGAATCCTCACCAAAGGCGGGAAGGTTTACGGGCAACTCATTCCCTACTCCCGTTGCCGGTTTCGGTTCGGCCCGAGGGCACGGTCTTGTGCCCGTTACCCCTACCGCAAAGCGGATTGGGGTTATCGTTTTGACAACCTTCTTCAGTTTTTGACTGCCCGAGAGGACAATTTTTTGAAGGACGCCTTACGGCGTCCACTCCCCTTCAAGCTGAAGGGGGCACTTAAACTCCTCGTCTCATCGGGTTCTAAGTTTGGCCTTTTCAAGCTCTTATTACTCTGCAAAGTTTAAAAGAGTTTCGGTTCTTTAAAGGTTGCCCTTCAATTACTGCATCCCCCCTAAAGGGCAGGTTTTCAGAGAGAAAAATGTAAAGTTTAAATATTCCACCATTGTAAAATCATAGGGGGAATTGTATGGAAAACGCTTCAAGCGGATTCTACAGACGAATTTCTACAGGAGTGAAAGGGCTCGACGACCTTATTGGAGGTGGGTTAATCCCTGGAAGAGTCTACGTTGTTACAGGCCCGCCGGGAAGTGGTAAAACAACTTTGGGGATCCAGTTTCTTGTGGAAGGTGCAAAAAACGGGGAAAAGGGAGTGTACATATCTCTCGTTGATGATTCAAAGACAATAATCCAAGACATGCTCCACTACAAATTTAATCTGCTTTCTTTTCTCAGAAGCAAGAAGATAGTGATATACGACCTGAGTTCTACCATCACAAAGGGCAATACAAAGCCCAGTTGGGGAGAAATCCTCGAGGAAATAAAGAGGATCATTCTCCATGAAAATGCAAAAAGAGTTGTCATAGATTCTTTTACCCCATTGGAGCTTATGGTACGAGATCCAGAAAACAAAAGAAGGGAGATAGTTAGGTTGATAAAACTCCTTTCTGCTATGGAAATAACCGCACTTATAATAACCGAAATGATGGAGTCCGATAAGTACACGGATGATTATTACGTTGCAAGCGGAGTTATAGTGATGCACCACTTTATGAGGCAGTTCCAGATGATCAGGGCGATTCAGATACTGAAGATGAGGGGAACCGCACATGACAACAACTTGAAAAAGATAAAGTTCACCGAAAATGGGATAGAGGTGTATAATGAAGCCCCATGGTGATTGCAGTGAAGAAGGAGGACTTAATAAAAGAGGCATACCGCTTTGGGTATTTTGTTGGCTATAAGGGGCACACGGAATGGGTGTCGTGGATAGCTGGAAAGAAAAGAGAAATCTACAGACAGGCTGAGGAGTTGGGGATATATAAAGAAGTCAAAATTGCTTATGAGAAAGGTCTTCAAGATGGAAAAGAGAGGCGGATGAAGGAAGTAGCCCAGGGGCTTGAAAAACTTGAAGATGAAATCCTGCCAGAAAAGCCAAAGGTTGAAAATGTTGAGGAGAAGGAAGAAATTGAAATTGAATTTTCCCGATTTTCAAAAACCCCCAAGATTGTGGAGCCCCCAGAAATACTCGAACTCATAAAGGCACTCGAGGAGCCTAAGATGCTAACTCTTCCTAAGATGCTAGGTAAAGAGGAGTAAACTTTATCGGCAATTTTGTTCTATTCTTACTGGTGTTATCGATGAAAGAGCTCTTGAAAGAAGCCGAAGTTTTTAACCCGGAGAATGTTTTGGGATATATCTCCGAGATAAGCAAGTTTCATAG from Thermococcus alcaliphilus includes these protein-coding regions:
- a CDS encoding RAD55 family ATPase is translated as MENASSGFYRRISTGVKGLDDLIGGGLIPGRVYVVTGPPGSGKTTLGIQFLVEGAKNGEKGVYISLVDDSKTIIQDMLHYKFNLLSFLRSKKIVIYDLSSTITKGNTKPSWGEILEEIKRIILHENAKRVVIDSFTPLELMVRDPENKRREIVRLIKLLSAMEITALIITEMMESDKYTDDYYVASGVIVMHHFMRQFQMIRAIQILKMRGTAHDNNLKKIKFTENGIEVYNEAPW